The genomic interval GTGGCCTGGCCCAGTACGTCTCCCTTGATCACCGTGGGGGCGAGCGAGACCTTCTCCTCCTTGGCGGTCTCGTTTTTCTGTCGCTCCTCGGCGAGCACGGGCTGGGCCAGGGCCACAGCCATGGCCAGCAGGCTGAAACGCCAGCTGCACTGGCGAGTGTTGGTCTTCATGGATAGTCAGACTTCTGTGGGTGATTGGAAACTGTTCAGGCGGCTCTTCAGGGCAGCGAGCAGCAGGCCGCGGTCTTCGCCGGCGAGGAAGCTCCGGATGCCCTGGGCGCGCCAGTGGCGGATCTGCTCGGGGGTGCGCGGATTGGCGCAGAAGGGCACGCCGGCGGCGGCACAGGCGGCGGCCATCGACTGCAGTGCTTCACAGACCTGCGGATGGGTCGGGTCGGGGCCGAGCTGCAGGTCCAGGGCCAGGTCGAGGGCGCCTTCCAGAATCATGCCGACGCCCGGCAGGGCGAGGATCGCCGGCAGGGCGGCGAGGCCGGCGGCGCTTTCGATCATCGGCACGATGCGCGGCTCGCCGTTGGCCCGTTCGATGTAGTCCGGCAGGGCCAGGGTGCCGAAGCCGGTAACCCGGCCCCCGGTGATGCCGCGCCGGCCCCGGGGCGGGAACCAGGCGGCGGCGACGGCCCGCTCGACTTCCTCGGCGCTCTCCACCCGCGGCAGCACTATGGCTTCGAAGCCGGCATCCAGGGCACGGCCGATCAGCTTCTCATCCACTTCGGGCAGGCGCAGCCAGGGGGCGATGCCGGCGCTTTCGCAGGCGCGCAGACAGTGCATCAGCTCATCGCCGGAGCGCAGCAGGTGCTCCATGTCGAGAATCACGAAGTGGTAGCCGGCGGCGGCGATCATTTCGCAGAGCAGGGGCGAAGGCAGCGAATTGAGCAAACCGAAGACTTCGTCGCCCTGCCGCAGGCGGGCTAGCACCTTGGATTGTCGAAGCATATATGTCCGTATGTAAGTGGGTTTGCTATTAATGAGAATTGTTATTGTTATCTGGGGTAAACGTCAAGCACTGCGTTTCGTATTGATCTATTGGCCCGCAAATCGGCCGCCGGGCGTCTGTCTACCGCCTGACAGGCAAATCCGGGCAAGATAGGCGCTGACTAAAGACAGAGAGTCCGATCGTGAATACCGACAGCGATGCCTTCATCGTCATGGCCAGTGCCGAGGAGGCGGTGGACCGCCTCGCCGCCCTGCACCTGCGCGCCACCTCCGCCCTGCGCCAGGCGCTCAAGCGCTACCTGAGCGAGCGGGTCGAGCCGGATGCCGCGCAGCGCCAGCTGTTCCGCTATCCCGAACTGCGCCTGACCCACCTGCCGCAGGGCCAGGTGCCCTTCACCGTGCGGGCCTACGCCAAGGTCCAGGCGCCGGGCGTCTACAGCGTCACCGTGACCCAGCCGCAGGCCTTCCGACGCTACCTGCTCGACCAGCTGCGCCCGTTGATGAGCGACTTCAACGTGCAGGTCGAGGTGGGCGTGGGGGTGCAGGACATTCCCTATCCCTATGTGGTGGAGCAGGGCGACGAGTTGGCCGGCTCGGGGGTCACCGCCGCCGAACTGGCGCGGGTCTTTCCCAGCACCGACCTGGCCGCGGCCTCCGACGACGTCGCCGACGGCCTGCACGCCTGGGCCGGCGCCGAGTCCTTCCCGCTGGCGCTGTTCGACGCGGCGCGGGTGGACTTCTCCCTGCGCCGCCTGGTGCATTACACCGGCAGCGACTGGCGCCATATGCAGCCGTGGATCCTGCTGACCAATTACCACCGCTACGTCGACCAGTTCGTCCGCCATGGCCTCGATCGCCTGCGCGAGGACAGCCGCTTCGTGCGCCTGGTGTTGCCGGGCAACGTGGTGATCGAGCGCGGCATGGACGAGGACGAGGCCATGGCGGTCGTCGGCAGCGTGCTCTGGCACCGCTACCAGATGCCGGCCTACCACCTGGTCGCCGAGGACGGCCACGGCATCACCCTGGTGAACATCGGCGTCGGCCCGTCGAATGCGAAGAACATCACCGACCACCTGGCGGTGCTGCGCCCGCACTGCTGGCTGATGATCGGCCACTGCGGCGGCCTGCGGCAGTCGCAGACCATCGGCGACTACGTGCTGGCGCACGCCTACATGCGCCGTGACGGCATCCTCGACCGGGTGCTGCCGCCGCACATCCCGCTGCCGGCCCTGGCCGAGGTGCAGCAGGCGCTGCAGGAGGCCGCCGCGCAGGTCACCGGCGAGCAGGGCGAGGCGCTCAAGCGCCGCCTGCGCACCGGCACCGTGCTGACCTACGACGACCGCAACTGGGAGCTGCGCTGGGCCCAGGAGCGGCCCTTGATCAACCTCTCGCGGGCGGTGGCGGTGGATATGGAGAGCGGCACCATCGCCGCCCAGGGCTATCGCCTGCGGGTGCCCTACGGCACGCTGCTGTGCGTCTCGGACAAGCCGCTGCACAGCGAGATCAAGCTGCCCGGCGCGGCGAACGCCTTCTACGAGCGGGCGGTGAGCCAGCACCTGCGCATCGGCATCGCCGCCCTCGACCTGTTGCGCGGTCAGCTCGACACCCTGCACTCGCGCAAGCTGCGCAGCTTCGACGAGCCGCCGTTCCGCTGAGTGCCGCGGCCTGCAGCCGTAGGGTGGAAAACGACCGCAGGTCTTTTCCACCCTACGGCCATGGCGGCGCTTGTGGTGGAAAACGCCATGCGGTTTTCCACGGGGTGGCCATCCACCTTACCCGAGCGTGACGGGTAAGCTGGGTTCAGGCTGCGCCGAGCATGCCCTGCCGTTCGATGAAGGCGATGATCGCGTCGAGGCCCTGGCCGGTTTTCTGATTGCTGAACACGAACGGCCGCTCGCCGCGCATCTTGCGGGCGTCGCGCTCCATCACCTCCAGCGAGGCGCCGACCATGGGCGCCAGGTCGATCTTGTTGATCACCAGAAGATCCGACTTGCAGATCCCCGGACCGCCCTTGCGTGGCAGCTTGTCGCCGGCGGAAACGTCGATCACGTAGAGGGTCAGGTCGGAGAGTTCCGGGCTGAAGGTGGCGGACAGGTTGTCGCCACCGGATTCCACGAGGATCAGTTCGAGGCCGGGGAAGCGCCGGTTGAGCTGATCGACCGCCTCGAGGTTGATCGAGGCGTCCTCGCGGATCGCCGTGTGCGGACAGCCGCCGGTTTCCACGCCGATGATCCGCTCCGGCGCCAGCGCCTCGTTGCGCACCAGAAACTCGGCGTCCTCCTGGGTGTAGATGTCGTTGGTCACCACGGCGAGGTTGTAGCGATCGCGCAGGGCGCGGCACAGCGCCAGGGTCAGGGCGGTCTTGCCGGAGCCGACCGGGCCGCCGATGCCGACGCGCAGGGGGTGGCTGTTCATGGGGGTTGTCTCCTGTCAGGAACGGAAAAGGCGGCTGTACTGGCGCTCGTGGGCCATGCTGGCCAGGGCCAGGCCGAAGGCGGCGCTGCCCCAGTCGTCGGGCTCGCGCTCGCTGGCGATGCGCCGGGCCTCGGACAGCGTGGGCAGCAGAAGCGAAGTCAGGCGCTGGGCGGCCTGCTGGCCGAGCGGCAGGGTCTTCATCAGCACCGCCAGCTGGTTCTCCAGCCAGCTCCACAGCCAGGCGGCGAGGGCATCCGCAGGCGCGATGCCCCAGGCGCGCGCCGCCAGCGCCCAGGCCAGCGCCAGACCCGGTTCGGCGCTCCGGGCGAGGAAGGCGCGGGACGGCGCGTCCAGCTCCGGCAGGTCCTCCAGCAGCTGGCGCAGGGAGTAGCCCATCTGCCGGCTCTCCAGATGCAGTTCGCGGGTTTCGCGGCTGGCGCGGTGGCGTTCGGCGAGCGCTTCCAGCGCCGTCCAGTCGCCGTCCGCGGCAGCCATGCACTGGGCCAGCAGCAGCGGCGCCTCGAAGCGGGCGAGATTGAGCAGCAACTGGTCCTCCAGCCAGCGCCGGGCCGTCTGCGGATCGCGCACCAGACCCTGCTCGACCGCCAGCTCCAGGCCCTGGGAATAGCTGTAGCCGCCGATCGGCAACTGCGGGCTGGCCAGGCGCAGCAGCGCCCACATCCCAGTCATTTGCGCACGCCGAACTGGTGCAGCTTCGGCGCGTAGCTGAATTCGGCTTCGCCGGCGTGGGAGTGGTGGTGGCCGCCGCCGTAGGCGCCCTGCTCGGGCTGGAAGGGCGCCTCGATGGCTTCGACCTGGGCGCCGAGCTGGAGCAGCATGTCCTTCAGCACATAGTCGTCGAGCAGGCGCAGCCAGCCGTCGCCGAGCTGCAGGGCGACGTGGCGGTTGCCCAGGTGGTAGGCGGCGCGGGTCAGCTCGAAGGCGCTGGTGCAGGTGACGTGCAGCAGTTTTTCGGGACGGGCGCGCACACGGACGAGGCGGCCGTCTTCGGCCTGGAGAAAGTCGCCGTCGGCCAGCGCTGGCTGGCCGCGCTCGAGGAACAGGCCGACGTCCTCGCCGGCCGTGGTGAAGCAGCGCAGGCGGCTCTTGCTGCGCGCCTCAAAGGTCAGTTCCAGTTCGGCATCCCAGTCGGGACGTGCTGCGGTGCGCTGGCGAATCATCAGCATGGGCGGATTCCGTCGAGGGGCGGCCGGGGCCTGGCGCCGTTCCGCTGGCGACAGGCGGTCATCGGCCGACTGTAGGGCCAAGCGGGGCGCTTTTCCAGTAGTGTTAACAGACCCTAGAACAGCGGATGCTCCAGCTTCAGCGTCAGGGAGTCGTCGCACTGGGCGTTCTGCCCCGAATAGGCGCTGCAGCCGCTGCCGCGCAGGTCCGAGCCGCTGTAGGTGACGCCGACCCGCAGGCCAAGCCAGGGACGCGACAGGTTCAGCGACCAGTCGTTGAAGCGCTGCACGCTGGCGCCGTCGGACAGTTGCACCGGGCGGTCCAGGGCGTGGTTGGCGTATTGCACGCTCATGTCCATGTTCAGCGGGTGCAGCAGGTCCAGGTCGAGCAGCAGGGTGCCGTCGGTGCGCCCGGGGGCCAGGCTCCAGGCGGTGCCCAGACGGCTGTCCTCGACGCTGATGCCGGCATACAGCTCGTGCCGGTCGCGCTCCTCCAGACGCGGGAAGCTGTAGCGGATCAGGCCGAGCTCGTAGCCCAGGGTATCGTCGGAGGGGCGCTTGTAGCCCAGGTAGGAGTCCAGCTCCATCCGGTTGTGCCCGAGCACGCCGGCGCTGGGCGACCAGTTGCCCAGGTACCAGCCACTGGGATGGGTCAGGTCGAGGCCGCCGTAGAAGGTGCCGACCCGTTCCGGCTGGACCAGCCCCTGGGCCATGCTGCGGCTCGGCGTCGAGCCCAGTTTCAGTTCGAAGTCGCCCAGTTCGCGCTCGAGCATCTGGGCCTGTGCCGTCACGGCCGCGCCGGCAAGCAGTGCCAGCAGCGGTTTGCTCCTGCCGATCATCGCTTTCTCCCTGTTTCCGGTCGGACAGCCGGCTGCTCCCGTGTCGCGCCGACGCCCTGCGCAAGGCCGCAGGATAGCGCCGGGGCGACGGCCAGGCCCAGTCGTGTCAAAAAGCCAGAGGTTTGTTGCGTACGCTGCAATGGTATGTGGGTGTTTTCGCGCTTGATGCTTATCAAGCATAACGCTTAGGCTGCTTTCATTCCCTTCCGTCCGTCCCCTGCCGAGGGTTCGTCCTTGAATACCGCCTCCCATCCGTTCCACGGGATACTGCTGATCCTCGCCGCCGGACTGGTGCTGGCCAGCCATGACGGCATCGCCAAATACCTGGCCCTGAGCCATTCGCTGATTCTGGTGGTCTGGGCACGCTATCTGTCGCAGAGCACCGTGATGCTGCTGCTGTTCGGGCCGCGTCGGGGACTGTCCATCGCCCGTACCCGCCACCCGGTATTGCAGCTGATCCGCGGATTATGTCTGGTCGCGGTCAGCCTGCTGTTCGTCTCGGCCCTGCGCCACATCCCGATCGGCGAGGCGACCGCGGTGCTGTTCCTCGCGCCGCTGTTCATCACCGGGCTGTCGGCGACGCTGCTGCGCGAGCGGGTCAGCCGCGGGCAGTGGGGCGCGGTGATCCTCGGCATGCTCGGCGTGCTGGTCATCGTGCGGCCGGGCAGCGCGCTGTTCACCCCGGCGGCGCTGCTGCCGCTGGGCGCGGCGTTCTGCCTGGCGGTCTTCATGCTGCTCACCCGGCGTCTCAGCGAGAGCGACGACCCGGTCACCTGCAACTTCCTGTCCAGCCTGGTGGGCTCCCTGCTGATGAGCCTGCTGGTGCCGTTCTACTGGGAAACGCCCGATCTGCACGATGGCCTGCTGCTGGCCGTGGTGGGCGGCGTGGCCATGTCCGGGCATCTGCTGCTGAGCCATGCGTACCGCTACGCCAGTGCCGCGACCCTGGCGCCGTTCACCTATTCGCAGATCGTCTTCGCCGTGCTGGTCGGCGCTGTCGCCTTCGGCCATGTGCCGGACGGCGCTGCCCTGCTGGGCATCGCCATCGTCATCGCCAGCGGGGTGCTGTCGGTCTGGGTGCAGCGGCTGGCGGCGCTGCCGCCGGCCGCCGGCCACCAGAGGCAGGGCTCAGAGGCCGAAGTCGGCCGGAGCTAGGCCGAGTTCGGCGCAGATGCTGCGGCAGACCGTGCGCTCGCCTTCGTCGAAGTTGCCGTCGGAGCTGCCGATCGCGCAGCAGACGCGCACCAGCAGGCGGGCAGCGTCTTCCTTGCCGCGCAGCTTGCAGATCGTGCGCAGCGCCTCGGCGCGGCCGATCTCGGCGTCGAACTCGAACTTGAGGCAGATGTCGGTGAAGGCCTTGATGACCTCCTGGAGATCGAACACCTTGAGCTCGTTCGAGTTCTGGATGAAGCCGATCATCTTCTGCTTTTCGCTGCTGCTGATGTTGCCGTCGGCGGCCGCCACCAGCGCACAGCCGGCGACCACGGCCTCCATGAATTCGCGGTTGCGGAACTTGGCCACTTCGGTGGCGAGCTTTTCGCGTGCTGCAGCCGTGTTGGTTTTCAGCCAATCGAGCATTGGGTTACTCCTGATCAAGTGTTGCCGGGGGCGGAGGGCGACTATGGTCGATCCTGCGCGGTTTGGCCAGTGGCGCGCCCGGGCCGTGCGCGGAGCTCGGCCCTGCGCCCCGCACGGAGCCTGGCCTCCGGCGCGGAAATGGATATGTATCCGGATTTTCGGGTTTCAAGGGGCCTGCCGCCTGCCGCTGGGGCGGGGCAGGCGGCTCCGTACTTCAGAAGAGGAAATAGCGCTGCGCCAGCGGCAGCACCTCGGCCGGCTCGCACCAGAGCAACTGGCCGTCGGCCCTGACCTGATAGGTCTGCGGGTCGACCTCGATGCTCGGGGTGGCGCCGTTGTGGATCAGGTCCTTCTTCTGCACGTTCCGGCAGCCCTTGACCACGCCGATGCGCTTCTGCAGCCCGAGCCGTTCCGGCAGCCCGGCGTCGAAGGCCGCCTGGCTGACGAAGGTGATGCTGGTGGCGTGGCGCGCGCCGGCGAAGCTGGCGAACATCGGCCGGTAGTGCACCGGCTGGGGGGTGGGGATCGAGGCGTTGGCGTCGCCCATCAGGCTCGCGGCGATGGCGCCGCCCTTGAGGATCAGGGACGGCTTGACGCCGAAGAAGGCCGGGCGCCAGAGCACCAGGTCGGCCCACTTGCCGACCTCCACCGAGCCGACTTCGTGGCTGATGCCGTGGGTGATCGCCGGGTTGACGGTGTATTTGGCGACGTAGCGCTTGACCCGGAAGTTGTCGTTGCCCGGCGCGTCCTCGGGCAGGGCGCCGCGCTGCTTCTTCATCTTGTCGGCGGTCTGCCAGGTACGGACGATCACCTCGCCGACCCGGCCCATGGCCTGGCTGTCGGAGCTGATCATGCTGAAGGCGCCGAGGTCGTGGAGGATGTCCTCGGCGGCGATGGTCTCGCGGCGGATGCGCGACTCGGCGAAGGCCACGTCCTCGGCGATGCTCGGGTCTAGGTGATGGCAGACCATCAGCATGTCGAGGTGCTCGTCGATGGTGTTCCTGGTGAACGGCCGGGTCGGGTTGGTCGAGCTGGGCAGCACGTTGGGCAGGCCGCAGGCCTTGATGATGTCCGGCGCGTGGCCGCCGCCGGCACCCTCGGTGTGGTAGGTGTGGATGGTGCGGCCCTTGAAGGCGGCCAGGCTGGTCTCGACGAAGCCGGACTCGTTGAGGGTGTCGGTGTGGATCGCCACCTGCACGTCGTAGCGGTCGGCGACGGACAGGCAGTTGTCGATGGCCGCCGGGGTGGTGCCCCAGTCCTCGTGCAGCTTGAGACCGATGGCGCCGGCCTCGATCTGCTCGGCCAGGGGGGCCGGCAGGCTGGCGTTGCCCTTGCCGGTGAAGCCGAGGTTCATCGGGAAGGCGTCGGCGGCCTGCAGCATGCGCGCGATGTGCCAGGGGCCGGGGGTGACGGTGGTGGCGTTGGTGCCGGTGGCCGGTCCCGTGCCGCCGCCGATCATGGTGGTGATGCCGCTCATCAGCGCCTCTTCGATCTGCTGCGGGCAGATGAAGTGGATGTGGCTGTCGATGCCGCCGGCGGTGAGGATCATGCCCTCGCCGGCGATCACCTCGGTGGCGGCGCCGACGGCGATGGTCACCCCCGGCTGGATGTCCGGGTTGCCGGCCTTGCCGATGGCGGCGATGCGCCCGTTCTTGAGGCCGACGTCGGCCTTGACGATGCCCCAGTGGTCGAGGATCAGCGCGTTGGTGATCAGGGTGTCGACCACCGCGTCACTCGCGAGCTGGCCCTGGCCCATGCCGTCGCGGATCACCTTGCCGCCGCCGAACTTCACTTCCTCGCCGTAGACGGTGAAGTCCTGCTCCACCTCGATCCACAGCTCGGTGTCGGCCAGGCGCACGCGGTCGCCGACCGTGGGGCCGAACATGTCGGCGTAGGCTTGTCGGGAAATCTTCATCTGTATCGTCTCGCGTAGGGTGGATGGCCGAAGCCATCCACCGATCCTGGTCACGGTGGAAAAGCCTTCGGCGTTTTCCACCCTACGAATAGGGTCAGAGGTCGCCCATCACCCG from Azotobacter salinestris carries:
- a CDS encoding HpcH/HpaI aldolase family protein, whose translation is MLRQSKVLARLRQGDEVFGLLNSLPSPLLCEMIAAAGYHFVILDMEHLLRSGDELMHCLRACESAGIAPWLRLPEVDEKLIGRALDAGFEAIVLPRVESAEEVERAVAAAWFPPRGRRGITGGRVTGFGTLALPDYIERANGEPRIVPMIESAAGLAALPAILALPGVGMILEGALDLALDLQLGPDPTHPQVCEALQSMAAACAAAGVPFCANPRTPEQIRHWRAQGIRSFLAGEDRGLLLAALKSRLNSFQSPTEV
- the amn gene encoding AMP nucleosidase, coding for MNTDSDAFIVMASAEEAVDRLAALHLRATSALRQALKRYLSERVEPDAAQRQLFRYPELRLTHLPQGQVPFTVRAYAKVQAPGVYSVTVTQPQAFRRYLLDQLRPLMSDFNVQVEVGVGVQDIPYPYVVEQGDELAGSGVTAAELARVFPSTDLAAASDDVADGLHAWAGAESFPLALFDAARVDFSLRRLVHYTGSDWRHMQPWILLTNYHRYVDQFVRHGLDRLREDSRFVRLVLPGNVVIERGMDEDEAMAVVGSVLWHRYQMPAYHLVAEDGHGITLVNIGVGPSNAKNITDHLAVLRPHCWLMIGHCGGLRQSQTIGDYVLAHAYMRRDGILDRVLPPHIPLPALAEVQQALQEAAAQVTGEQGEALKRRLRTGTVLTYDDRNWELRWAQERPLINLSRAVAVDMESGTIAAQGYRLRVPYGTLLCVSDKPLHSEIKLPGAANAFYERAVSQHLRIGIAALDLLRGQLDTLHSRKLRSFDEPPFR
- the ureG gene encoding urease accessory protein UreG gives rise to the protein MNSHPLRVGIGGPVGSGKTALTLALCRALRDRYNLAVVTNDIYTQEDAEFLVRNEALAPERIIGVETGGCPHTAIREDASINLEAVDQLNRRFPGLELILVESGGDNLSATFSPELSDLTLYVIDVSAGDKLPRKGGPGICKSDLLVINKIDLAPMVGASLEVMERDARKMRGERPFVFSNQKTGQGLDAIIAFIERQGMLGAA
- a CDS encoding urease accessory protein UreF; translated protein: MTGMWALLRLASPQLPIGGYSYSQGLELAVEQGLVRDPQTARRWLEDQLLLNLARFEAPLLLAQCMAAADGDWTALEALAERHRASRETRELHLESRQMGYSLRQLLEDLPELDAPSRAFLARSAEPGLALAWALAARAWGIAPADALAAWLWSWLENQLAVLMKTLPLGQQAAQRLTSLLLPTLSEARRIASEREPDDWGSAAFGLALASMAHERQYSRLFRS
- the ureE gene encoding urease accessory protein UreE; this encodes MLMIRQRTAARPDWDAELELTFEARSKSRLRCFTTAGEDVGLFLERGQPALADGDFLQAEDGRLVRVRARPEKLLHVTCTSAFELTRAAYHLGNRHVALQLGDGWLRLLDDYVLKDMLLQLGAQVEAIEAPFQPEQGAYGGGHHHSHAGEAEFSYAPKLHQFGVRK
- a CDS encoding TorF family putative porin; the protein is MIGRSKPLLALLAGAAVTAQAQMLERELGDFELKLGSTPSRSMAQGLVQPERVGTFYGGLDLTHPSGWYLGNWSPSAGVLGHNRMELDSYLGYKRPSDDTLGYELGLIRYSFPRLEERDRHELYAGISVEDSRLGTAWSLAPGRTDGTLLLDLDLLHPLNMDMSVQYANHALDRPVQLSDGASVQRFNDWSLNLSRPWLGLRVGVTYSGSDLRGSGCSAYSGQNAQCDDSLTLKLEHPLF
- a CDS encoding DMT family transporter, whose protein sequence is MNTASHPFHGILLILAAGLVLASHDGIAKYLALSHSLILVVWARYLSQSTVMLLLFGPRRGLSIARTRHPVLQLIRGLCLVAVSLLFVSALRHIPIGEATAVLFLAPLFITGLSATLLRERVSRGQWGAVILGMLGVLVIVRPGSALFTPAALLPLGAAFCLAVFMLLTRRLSESDDPVTCNFLSSLVGSLLMSLLVPFYWETPDLHDGLLLAVVGGVAMSGHLLLSHAYRYASAATLAPFTYSQIVFAVLVGAVAFGHVPDGAALLGIAIVIASGVLSVWVQRLAALPPAAGHQRQGSEAEVGRS
- a CDS encoding tellurite resistance TerB family protein; this translates as MLDWLKTNTAAAREKLATEVAKFRNREFMEAVVAGCALVAAADGNISSSEKQKMIGFIQNSNELKVFDLQEVIKAFTDICLKFEFDAEIGRAEALRTICKLRGKEDAARLLVRVCCAIGSSDGNFDEGERTVCRSICAELGLAPADFGL
- the ureC gene encoding urease subunit alpha, producing the protein MKISRQAYADMFGPTVGDRVRLADTELWIEVEQDFTVYGEEVKFGGGKVIRDGMGQGQLASDAVVDTLITNALILDHWGIVKADVGLKNGRIAAIGKAGNPDIQPGVTIAVGAATEVIAGEGMILTAGGIDSHIHFICPQQIEEALMSGITTMIGGGTGPATGTNATTVTPGPWHIARMLQAADAFPMNLGFTGKGNASLPAPLAEQIEAGAIGLKLHEDWGTTPAAIDNCLSVADRYDVQVAIHTDTLNESGFVETSLAAFKGRTIHTYHTEGAGGGHAPDIIKACGLPNVLPSSTNPTRPFTRNTIDEHLDMLMVCHHLDPSIAEDVAFAESRIRRETIAAEDILHDLGAFSMISSDSQAMGRVGEVIVRTWQTADKMKKQRGALPEDAPGNDNFRVKRYVAKYTVNPAITHGISHEVGSVEVGKWADLVLWRPAFFGVKPSLILKGGAIAASLMGDANASIPTPQPVHYRPMFASFAGARHATSITFVSQAAFDAGLPERLGLQKRIGVVKGCRNVQKKDLIHNGATPSIEVDPQTYQVRADGQLLWCEPAEVLPLAQRYFLF